One region of Halomonas huangheensis genomic DNA includes:
- a CDS encoding TetR/AcrR family transcriptional regulator, whose product MARQIKSAEQRRGELLDSAQALFFERGYDKTTVNELIQHAGLSKGGFYHHFTSKEEVLEALVERLASASMAQLSDVMESPDLDALARLNAFLSRARKMKVEQVPQMRGLFETLFQPGNQVLYHRINTASMAVVTPLLARIIEQGRQEGRFDVPDAHLAAETILQLGAASYRTVARAMNAAGTDEADTAADELDQALRFQGVVVDRILGLADGSVDYVEDGFSRAIVGALAAPSQ is encoded by the coding sequence ATGGCTCGCCAGATAAAGTCCGCGGAACAGCGGCGCGGCGAATTACTGGACAGTGCCCAGGCACTGTTCTTCGAACGTGGCTACGACAAGACCACGGTCAATGAACTGATTCAGCATGCCGGTCTGTCCAAGGGTGGCTTTTATCACCACTTCACTTCCAAGGAAGAAGTCCTCGAGGCGCTGGTCGAACGCCTGGCCAGTGCCAGCATGGCGCAACTGTCGGATGTGATGGAGAGCCCTGATCTCGATGCGCTGGCTCGACTCAACGCCTTTCTGTCACGGGCGCGCAAGATGAAGGTGGAGCAGGTGCCGCAGATGCGTGGGCTGTTCGAGACGCTTTTCCAGCCCGGTAATCAGGTGCTCTACCATCGCATCAATACCGCCTCGATGGCGGTGGTTACGCCCTTGCTGGCACGCATTATCGAGCAGGGGCGTCAGGAGGGCCGTTTCGATGTGCCTGATGCGCATCTGGCGGCGGAGACTATCCTGCAGCTTGGGGCAGCCAGCTATCGCACCGTGGCGCGAGCCATGAATGCGGCCGGCACCGACGAGGCTGATACAGCGGCCGATGAACTGGATCAGGCGCTGCGCTTTCAGGGTGTGGTGGTGGATCGCATATTAGGCCTTGCCGATGGTAGCGTGGACTATGTGGAAGATGGCTTTTCCCGCGCTATTGTCGGGGCACTCGCCGCCCCATCTCAGTGA
- a CDS encoding ABC transporter ATP-binding protein: MKTLVEARDLGRVLPATVPVTLVENIDLTIGDNEFVAITGPSGSGKSSLLYLLGLLDQPSHGSLHIAGHDTARLKEPERAALRLESIGFVFQFHFLLPEFSVRANVELPMRKLARLSASQRRARAEELLDSLGLADHLDKLPEQLSGGQRQRVAIARSLANDPPLLFADEPTGSLDTQSSEQVFNILDELVHQRGKTVVAVTHDLDMADRADRRVHLVDGRLADHTESH; encoded by the coding sequence ATGAAGACACTGGTGGAAGCGCGCGACCTGGGCCGTGTCCTGCCGGCGACGGTACCGGTAACGCTGGTGGAGAATATCGACCTGACGATTGGCGACAACGAGTTTGTCGCCATTACCGGCCCGTCGGGCTCGGGCAAGTCATCCCTGCTGTACTTGCTGGGACTGCTCGACCAGCCCAGCCACGGTAGCCTGCATATCGCCGGACACGACACCGCCAGGCTCAAGGAGCCGGAGCGCGCCGCACTGCGCCTGGAATCCATCGGTTTCGTGTTCCAGTTCCACTTTCTACTGCCGGAATTCAGCGTACGTGCCAACGTCGAACTGCCGATGCGCAAACTGGCACGGCTCTCGGCCAGCCAGCGACGCGCCAGAGCAGAAGAACTGCTCGATTCCCTCGGTCTGGCGGATCATCTCGACAAACTGCCGGAACAACTTTCCGGTGGACAACGTCAGCGCGTGGCCATCGCCCGTTCACTGGCCAACGACCCACCGCTATTGTTCGCCGACGAACCCACCGGCAGCCTCGATACCCAGAGTTCCGAACAGGTCTTCAACATTCTCGACGAACTGGTCCACCAGCGCGGCAAGACCGTTGTCGCCGTGACCCACGACCTCGATATGGCGGATCGCGCCGACCGTCGAGTACACCTCGTCGATGGCCGGTTAGCGGATCATACGGAGTCACACTGA
- a CDS encoding DUF4123 domain-containing protein produces the protein MPHQQPDTRDQGVATELVPDWLLTHEYALLNPLIVEPEAWADLPCEPLVTPHANVRPHLLPQLIRLNELSSEARLALVERIGRHQRRGVTFFCALLQSDASADVIAQHLKLHLEQRRTGDKRRWWLRFYDPHVFRHLCWQLEPEQMDRLLGPIAAWRWPDAQGDWHCQSHHSTKQYAMPQLMLDRKQWRRIDRLASLNAVLDTLLISAPEKAQEKALWQWVDILLSRAEKLPLNQAEDRQLYAEQAVRFHPEIHSHPALKARLEDAREQGSSYSNSCADLDDAMLESMATELNSHNTRKEGL, from the coding sequence ATGCCTCACCAACAACCAGACACTCGAGATCAGGGAGTAGCAACGGAGCTTGTGCCTGATTGGTTACTGACGCACGAGTACGCCCTGCTGAATCCATTGATCGTGGAGCCGGAGGCATGGGCAGACCTGCCTTGTGAACCACTGGTGACTCCGCATGCCAATGTCCGTCCTCATCTGCTCCCTCAGCTGATTCGCTTGAATGAGCTGTCATCCGAGGCTCGCTTGGCGCTTGTGGAGCGTATTGGGCGTCATCAGCGGCGTGGAGTGACGTTCTTCTGCGCGCTCCTTCAAAGCGATGCTTCCGCAGATGTTATAGCGCAGCATCTCAAGCTTCACCTGGAGCAGCGTCGGACCGGTGACAAGAGACGGTGGTGGTTGCGGTTCTATGACCCACACGTCTTTCGGCACCTGTGTTGGCAATTGGAGCCTGAGCAGATGGACCGACTGCTGGGGCCTATAGCTGCATGGCGTTGGCCGGATGCTCAAGGTGACTGGCATTGCCAGAGCCATCACTCAACGAAGCAATATGCCATGCCCCAGCTCATGCTCGACAGAAAGCAGTGGCGTCGTATTGATCGGCTGGCATCACTCAATGCTGTTCTGGATACGCTGCTGATATCAGCGCCGGAAAAGGCGCAGGAAAAAGCATTGTGGCAGTGGGTGGATATCTTGTTGTCCCGTGCAGAAAAATTACCACTGAACCAGGCAGAGGATCGCCAGCTCTACGCTGAGCAGGCCGTTCGTTTTCATCCCGAAATTCACTCTCATCCAGCGCTCAAGGCTCGGCTCGAAGACGCGAGAGAGCAGGGAAGCAGCTACAGCAATTCCTGTGCAGACCTTGACGACGCCATGCTGGAGAGCATGGCGACTGAACTGAATAGCCATAACACGCGCAAGGAGGGCTTATGA
- a CDS encoding efflux RND transporter periplasmic adaptor subunit, whose protein sequence is MKPAQSRLSTIIRRLLRLLLVLALLAGCALAIWWAMRPTPVTTVTPVRGDAAEIVYATGVVEPRDWAQLAPLARGRIEYLCQCEGEWVEQGSVLARLDDREAKARLEELTTRAAQADDDLARMERLAQQRAVSQQSLDQARSDAYRARALASAQETLLDHHVLRAPLAGEVLRQDAEIGEIAGPDQALFWVGQPQKLQVVAEVNEEDIPDVESGQRVLIHADAFPERKLEAKVIRVTPKGDPVARTYRVYLELPEGTPLRIGMSVEANIITRVVNNAQLLPIEAFQQDEVFIVDNDEAQRRTLDVGIRGTERVEVVTPLEEGTQVISPWPTELSEGDQVTISAGDSAWYP, encoded by the coding sequence ATGAAGCCCGCGCAATCCAGGTTGTCTACCATCATACGCCGCTTGTTGCGTCTGCTGCTCGTACTGGCGCTGCTCGCCGGCTGCGCCCTGGCCATCTGGTGGGCCATGCGCCCCACTCCGGTGACAACAGTGACTCCGGTTCGCGGTGACGCCGCCGAAATCGTCTACGCCACAGGCGTCGTCGAGCCCCGCGACTGGGCGCAACTGGCTCCGCTGGCGCGTGGCCGTATCGAATACCTGTGCCAGTGTGAAGGCGAATGGGTCGAACAGGGCAGCGTTCTGGCCCGCCTCGATGATCGCGAAGCGAAGGCCCGGCTGGAGGAGTTGACGACACGCGCCGCCCAGGCCGACGACGACCTGGCGCGTATGGAGCGACTCGCCCAGCAGCGGGCTGTCAGCCAACAGTCGCTGGATCAGGCTCGCAGCGATGCCTACCGTGCTCGTGCACTGGCGAGTGCACAGGAAACACTGCTCGATCACCATGTGCTGCGCGCACCCCTGGCGGGAGAAGTGCTGCGCCAGGACGCCGAAATTGGTGAGATCGCCGGACCTGATCAGGCACTGTTCTGGGTCGGTCAACCCCAGAAGCTGCAAGTGGTCGCAGAGGTCAATGAAGAAGACATTCCCGACGTCGAGTCAGGACAGCGCGTACTGATCCATGCCGATGCGTTTCCCGAGCGGAAACTGGAAGCCAAGGTTATACGGGTCACTCCCAAGGGCGACCCGGTGGCACGGACATACCGTGTCTATCTCGAATTGCCCGAAGGAACACCGCTGCGCATCGGTATGAGTGTCGAAGCCAATATCATCACCCGTGTGGTCAACAACGCTCAGTTGCTGCCTATCGAGGCTTTCCAACAGGATGAAGTGTTCATCGTCGACAATGACGAGGCGCAGCGACGCACACTGGACGTGGGGATCCGTGGTACGGAGCGCGTGGAAGTGGTGACACCACTGGAGGAAGGGACACAAGTCATCTCACCCTGGCCGACAGAACTGTCGGAGGGTGATCAGGTCACCATCAGCGCCGGAGACAGCGCATGGTACCCCTGA
- a CDS encoding T6SS effector BTH_I2691 family protein, whose protein sequence is MSEASQQQSIAECPYCQKSGLPILPLRYSVTRTDSESGLPVGPALSGSFGEGVTDIALPEGQAYTLRLVRAGYLYVFNEVRGSWSGYIVTEKGYLFPYVTEIKSDVLAGMNPDQIQGGIDALLQPPSDEEEFTCTLNPDHQYPGRCITIPNADQADNIYLAFSDTAWTKRVWHEHATNAQIGDNGLQRRDHMRRLSLAEWRGGSTKHAAPLAALEDRVAETGYPLMSANMSEPVSSEEDSAPPRTPFGHSQSSLNGIEGQVEGLQRWAEAQAEPLGMSPVMVALEDPVGITADLASLMGTRLREKMSDPSQARPLAISSAIANIRQGIREDAENRQIYRTERQATQLAYSREMVLAGVFSSDVREMQQEIRENWSNPTPVQLSTARDDAWNDYTSKLNMPKLQAWESKWQKELQDFDTEQLVPLARTHVRWMESDNLYKHLDTQHDDRDIETGAAFVDTLLLCIQDTQEYAPCSALYQRWLSAQTIDRRNLVLRALGYHQAVILEQWEEKLQGGLMPDALRGLPWNALIGAYGEALDALRDGSQNAVVRLTAALGGPFAKVAAKAVDGVVGPALVAMGVIGRAPVILADVTMSKQAAIAELVARMMAVNPEVGTLDDLNRAIDIQMRKARIYGMHIEGTGRHRYLLMADPRVVGDYPGQDAQGNARRFAESAILTEADRKELTRLRWRQLLPTEAGLGVVAGILQCIALGKLADDLASGMAHEQNENRWRYHTGLVGLGGTLAETVGKWSKSASQVGSRAAMRLERYLGTALRVSGRVLGLGAGMVMAVWDVARGWQEVQEGNGWVGGFFFASAASSVLAMGMFAGWFGATILGLSTTGIGIVLVVLVIAIAILIEVLKDNKVQDWLERCYFGKFEAGERYQNSELELSELELALNNMKG, encoded by the coding sequence ATGAGCGAGGCAAGCCAGCAGCAGAGCATTGCAGAATGTCCATATTGTCAGAAATCGGGACTGCCCATTCTTCCCTTGCGCTATTCCGTCACACGTACTGACAGTGAAAGCGGCCTTCCCGTGGGGCCGGCACTCAGCGGGTCTTTCGGTGAGGGAGTGACAGATATAGCGCTGCCGGAGGGGCAGGCTTACACCCTGCGCCTGGTGCGTGCTGGGTATTTGTACGTATTCAATGAAGTACGTGGAAGTTGGTCAGGCTACATCGTGACCGAAAAAGGGTACCTATTCCCCTATGTCACCGAAATAAAAAGCGATGTATTGGCCGGAATGAACCCTGATCAGATCCAAGGCGGTATTGATGCCTTGCTGCAGCCGCCATCCGATGAGGAAGAGTTCACTTGCACGCTCAACCCGGATCACCAATATCCAGGTCGTTGCATCACCATTCCCAATGCAGACCAGGCGGACAATATCTATCTGGCATTCTCGGATACTGCCTGGACCAAGCGGGTGTGGCATGAACATGCAACCAACGCCCAGATAGGTGACAACGGCCTGCAGCGACGAGACCACATGCGCAGGCTCTCGCTGGCCGAATGGCGTGGTGGTAGCACTAAACATGCGGCCCCCTTGGCCGCGCTGGAAGACCGCGTTGCCGAGACTGGATATCCCCTGATGTCTGCCAATATGTCGGAACCTGTTTCCAGTGAGGAGGACAGCGCTCCACCGCGCACGCCTTTCGGCCATAGTCAATCTTCCTTGAACGGTATTGAGGGACAGGTAGAAGGCCTGCAGAGGTGGGCAGAGGCTCAGGCCGAGCCTCTCGGTATGTCGCCGGTGATGGTCGCGCTGGAAGACCCGGTGGGCATCACCGCTGATCTGGCCAGCCTGATGGGGACAAGACTACGCGAGAAAATGTCCGACCCCTCGCAAGCCCGGCCGCTGGCAATCTCCTCGGCCATTGCCAATATCCGCCAAGGCATACGCGAAGACGCCGAGAACCGTCAGATCTATCGTACCGAGCGTCAAGCCACGCAACTGGCATATAGCAGAGAAATGGTGTTGGCAGGGGTGTTCAGCTCCGATGTTCGCGAAATGCAGCAAGAGATACGGGAGAACTGGAGCAACCCTACTCCTGTGCAATTGAGCACCGCCCGGGACGACGCCTGGAATGACTACACGAGCAAGCTCAATATGCCAAAGCTGCAGGCGTGGGAGAGCAAATGGCAAAAGGAATTGCAGGATTTCGACACCGAGCAACTGGTCCCGTTGGCACGGACACATGTGCGATGGATGGAGAGCGATAACCTCTACAAGCATCTGGATACCCAACACGACGACAGGGATATCGAGACCGGTGCTGCCTTTGTCGATACGCTGTTGCTGTGCATTCAGGATACACAGGAGTACGCCCCATGCTCAGCACTTTACCAGCGTTGGCTTTCCGCTCAGACCATTGATCGGCGCAACCTGGTGTTGAGAGCTCTGGGCTACCACCAGGCGGTGATACTGGAACAGTGGGAAGAGAAGTTACAGGGTGGCTTGATGCCAGATGCCTTGCGCGGACTACCCTGGAATGCCTTGATTGGGGCTTACGGCGAAGCACTCGATGCTTTACGCGATGGAAGTCAGAACGCAGTGGTGCGGCTGACAGCGGCATTGGGCGGCCCTTTCGCCAAGGTAGCGGCCAAGGCGGTCGACGGAGTCGTGGGGCCAGCACTGGTAGCAATGGGCGTCATCGGTCGTGCACCAGTGATCCTGGCTGATGTGACGATGAGCAAACAGGCTGCGATTGCCGAGCTGGTCGCACGCATGATGGCGGTTAACCCTGAAGTGGGAACGCTGGATGACCTGAATCGGGCGATCGACATCCAGATGCGTAAGGCACGTATCTACGGCATGCATATCGAAGGCACAGGTCGGCATCGCTACCTGCTTATGGCCGACCCTAGAGTCGTTGGTGACTACCCTGGGCAGGATGCTCAGGGCAATGCTCGGCGCTTTGCTGAGTCGGCGATCCTGACCGAGGCTGACCGGAAAGAGCTGACTCGCTTGCGTTGGCGCCAATTACTGCCCACCGAGGCAGGACTAGGCGTGGTGGCGGGTATCTTGCAATGTATCGCATTGGGCAAGTTGGCCGATGATCTAGCTAGTGGCATGGCGCACGAGCAGAACGAAAACCGTTGGCGCTACCACACTGGCCTCGTGGGTTTAGGGGGGACGCTGGCGGAGACAGTGGGAAAATGGTCAAAGAGTGCATCTCAGGTAGGTAGCCGTGCTGCCATGAGATTAGAACGATACCTTGGTACGGCCTTGCGTGTCTCGGGAAGAGTGCTTGGCCTTGGCGCAGGTATGGTGATGGCGGTATGGGACGTTGCGCGGGGGTGGCAGGAAGTTCAGGAGGGGAATGGTTGGGTCGGGGGGTTCTTCTTCGCCTCAGCTGCGTCTAGTGTGCTCGCCATGGGAATGTTTGCGGGTTGGTTTGGGGCCACGATTTTGGGATTGTCTACTACGGGAATTGGTATCGTATTGGTGGTGCTGGTTATAGCTATTGCGATATTGATCGAGGTACTCAAGGACAATAAGGTCCAGGATTGGCTTGAGCGGTGTTATTTTGGCAAGTTCGAGGCAGGTGAGCGCTACCAAAATTCGGAGTTGGAACTCAGCGAGTTGGAGCTGGCTCTTAACAACATGAAAGGCTGA
- a CDS encoding DUF6708 domain-containing protein: MDYAGLDYRNIRFPVDRPLTENERATRYHQKTKSSAPPMDFLSVIKCNSSYMDLVDRWYPIKGFNTWFGTCVILLSIGGVAGIYSALFLSGRTAPLSTVDWVGLSLLTPLFIALAWGGWWLISTECGRWTHYPMRLSRETRQVHFFRQNGTVLTVPWDSLFLTLGEAKSPLSGTTYDLRVHVLDADGETVRESFSLGYPSLLGNAESINKFWAFLQPYMEAEDGVERTWRHLKEQTGYLMPVDGRKEGWRWSIVQNYAWSGHWPWLQFIASPVLGLNAIGRIFAMWTSKVPEWPAEVEQESQVDSDDPYALTWRDNDTIGWWELYWPLICTIIGVGAFVGVIGWIIVFG; encoded by the coding sequence ATGGATTACGCTGGACTGGATTACCGCAATATCCGCTTCCCCGTGGATCGCCCCTTGACCGAGAACGAACGTGCGACACGTTACCATCAGAAGACGAAAAGCAGCGCACCGCCGATGGATTTTCTATCGGTCATAAAATGCAATAGCAGTTATATGGACCTGGTGGACCGATGGTATCCGATCAAGGGGTTCAATACCTGGTTTGGGACGTGTGTCATTTTGCTTTCAATAGGGGGAGTGGCTGGGATATATAGCGCTCTATTTCTTTCTGGCCGCACCGCACCTTTATCGACCGTGGACTGGGTTGGGCTAAGTTTACTGACTCCGCTTTTTATAGCACTAGCTTGGGGTGGCTGGTGGTTGATCTCTACCGAATGTGGCCGCTGGACTCACTATCCCATGCGCCTGAGTCGTGAGACACGCCAGGTGCATTTCTTTCGCCAGAACGGCACAGTATTGACGGTCCCCTGGGACTCCCTGTTTCTCACCCTCGGCGAAGCCAAGAGTCCGCTCAGTGGCACTACTTATGATCTACGAGTCCATGTGCTGGACGCTGACGGCGAAACGGTACGCGAGTCGTTTTCGCTGGGATACCCGTCATTACTGGGCAACGCTGAGTCGATCAACAAGTTCTGGGCCTTTCTACAGCCCTATATGGAAGCGGAGGATGGCGTAGAGCGTACCTGGCGACATCTCAAGGAACAAACAGGTTACTTGATGCCGGTAGATGGGCGTAAAGAGGGCTGGCGCTGGAGTATTGTTCAGAACTATGCCTGGTCAGGTCATTGGCCATGGCTACAGTTTATAGCCTCCCCTGTGTTGGGTTTGAACGCTATCGGCCGGATATTTGCGATGTGGACCAGCAAAGTGCCGGAGTGGCCAGCAGAGGTGGAACAGGAAAGTCAGGTGGATTCGGATGATCCCTATGCACTGACTTGGCGTGACAACGACACGATCGGATGGTGGGAGCTTTACTGGCCACTGATCTGCACGATTATTGGAGTGGGAGCCTTCGTCGGCGTTATCGGCTGGATCATCGTCTTTGGTTGA
- a CDS encoding PAAR domain-containing protein yields the protein MFGSGDGVVLLGDATTHGGRVISGQSTYTVNGKPVAVVGDKVTCPKKGHGVCSIIEGHPTITVNGKAVAFHGCATSCGAKLISSSNSSHAIG from the coding sequence ATGTTCGGTTCAGGTGATGGAGTAGTTCTGCTCGGCGATGCCACGACACATGGCGGTCGTGTGATTTCAGGGCAGTCGACGTATACCGTTAATGGTAAGCCGGTTGCGGTGGTAGGGGACAAGGTGACATGTCCGAAGAAAGGGCATGGGGTGTGCAGCATCATCGAAGGGCACCCGACCATCACGGTCAATGGCAAGGCGGTCGCTTTTCATGGCTGCGCCACCAGCTGTGGGGCGAAGCTGATCTCGTCTTCAAACAGCAGCCACGCCATCGGCTGA
- a CDS encoding ABC transporter permease, protein MVPLILDLAITHILGRGRQTLIAVLSVGLGVGFSIAMASLMQGGEDDLIDQLVNDMPHVQISDEQRDARRQPAEDMFGAAQIHGLRPLEDRRGMLNPEEIRAQLSAWLPGEMVWRLQTQGVVRYAGRDEGISLYGIEPEQEAAVESIKHEDFVRGDFNSLLSGGNNIVIGDRLAAKLGADFGTTLTLVSSTGQTRAFKITGIYHTGTTARDEGEGYVLLKKAQAISERPNVINSIRLYLPDPDMAPAVAARAETQIGYKAVSWQEANESLLEALVIRNVIMYTVVGTILLVAGFGIYNIISTLTHEKSRDIAILKSLGFTEPDIQRLFVLEGMVFGVAGSVLGWLLGFGLCVGLSMVRFELGGDVVAQEITRLPLAWSIWHYVISGGFAMFSAIVAGYLPARQAARLNPVAIIRGAS, encoded by the coding sequence ATGGTACCCCTGATTCTGGACCTGGCGATCACCCATATTCTGGGGCGTGGACGCCAGACCTTGATCGCCGTGCTCAGCGTCGGTCTCGGCGTGGGCTTTTCGATTGCCATGGCCTCACTGATGCAAGGTGGCGAAGATGACTTGATCGACCAACTGGTCAATGACATGCCGCATGTGCAGATCAGTGACGAGCAGCGCGATGCGCGCCGACAGCCCGCGGAGGATATGTTCGGCGCAGCGCAGATTCATGGCCTGAGGCCATTGGAGGACAGGCGCGGGATGCTCAATCCCGAAGAGATTCGCGCCCAACTCAGCGCCTGGCTTCCCGGCGAGATGGTCTGGCGCCTGCAGACCCAGGGCGTAGTGCGTTATGCCGGACGCGATGAAGGCATCAGCCTCTACGGCATCGAGCCCGAGCAGGAGGCCGCCGTCGAGTCGATCAAGCACGAAGACTTCGTACGTGGAGATTTCAACTCGCTGCTCAGCGGCGGCAACAACATCGTCATCGGTGACCGACTGGCTGCCAAGCTGGGGGCAGACTTCGGCACGACCCTGACATTGGTGTCATCCACCGGTCAGACACGCGCATTCAAGATCACCGGTATCTATCACACCGGCACGACTGCACGCGACGAAGGCGAAGGCTATGTGCTGCTGAAGAAAGCGCAGGCCATCAGCGAACGCCCCAATGTCATCAACAGCATTCGGCTGTATCTGCCTGACCCGGATATGGCCCCGGCAGTGGCAGCCCGCGCAGAGACACAGATCGGCTACAAGGCGGTTTCCTGGCAGGAGGCCAATGAGTCACTGCTTGAAGCGCTGGTGATCCGTAATGTGATCATGTACACCGTCGTCGGCACCATTCTGCTGGTGGCCGGTTTCGGCATCTACAACATCATCTCAACCCTGACCCACGAGAAGTCTCGCGATATCGCCATTCTCAAATCATTGGGCTTTACCGAACCCGATATACAACGGCTTTTTGTACTGGAGGGAATGGTCTTCGGTGTTGCAGGTTCAGTACTGGGTTGGCTGTTGGGCTTTGGCCTGTGTGTCGGGCTATCGATGGTGCGTTTCGAGCTCGGTGGTGACGTCGTCGCCCAGGAAATTACACGCCTGCCGCTGGCCTGGAGCATCTGGCATTACGTGATTTCAGGAGGCTTCGCGATGTTCTCCGCCATAGTGGCCGGTTACCTCCCGGCACGCCAGGCAGCCCGCCTGAACCCTGTTGCCATTATTCGGGGCGCATCATGA
- a CDS encoding DUF6708 domain-containing protein, which translates to MDYAGLGERNRFPIDRPLTDAERAARYNQKEPKKAPPMDFLSVIKFNSSYIELVDRWYSIRGLWAWLSVALGGLSLIAGGALLYAVFLPFGNPMISDVGPAIFLVVLSVIFFLIAWFGAWYAFKIEYMGYTHYPIRLNRKTRQVHVFRQNGTVLTVPWDSLFLTLGESKNPLSGTTYDLRAHVLDADGETVRESFSLGYPSLLGNAESIDKFWAFLQPYMEAEDGVERTFQHLEAGYLMPVDGRREGWCWSIVQNYAWTGHWPWLQFIASPVLGLNAIGRIFAMWTSKVPEWPAEVEQESQVGADDPYALTWRDNGPIGWWEFYWPLVCTIVGVTSFVGVIVWIVSDLWR; encoded by the coding sequence ATGGATTATGCAGGACTTGGGGAAAGGAATCGCTTTCCTATCGATCGCCCATTAACCGATGCTGAGCGTGCGGCACGTTACAATCAAAAGGAGCCAAAAAAAGCACCACCGATGGACTTTCTCTCAGTGATCAAATTCAATAGTAGCTATATCGAACTTGTTGATCGCTGGTATTCCATACGAGGGCTCTGGGCATGGCTTTCGGTTGCGCTTGGTGGACTCTCATTGATTGCGGGAGGAGCTTTACTTTACGCTGTTTTTCTTCCTTTTGGTAACCCGATGATTTCAGATGTTGGGCCAGCGATATTTCTGGTTGTACTATCGGTTATTTTTTTTCTAATTGCATGGTTTGGCGCATGGTATGCCTTCAAAATAGAATATATGGGATATACTCACTACCCTATACGCCTGAATCGTAAGACACGCCAGGTGCATGTTTTTCGCCAGAATGGCACAGTATTGACGGTTCCTTGGGACTCTCTGTTTCTCACCCTCGGTGAATCCAAAAATCCTCTCAGCGGCACTACTTATGACCTGCGGGCCCATGTGCTGGACGCTGATGGTGAAACGGTACGTGAGTCATTTTCATTGGGATATCCGTCACTACTGGGCAATGCTGAGTCGATCGACAAGTTCTGGGCTTTTCTACAGCCCTATATGGAAGCGGAGGATGGTGTGGAGCGCACTTTTCAGCACCTAGAAGCAGGCTACTTGATGCCAGTGGATGGCCGTAGGGAAGGATGGTGCTGGAGTATTGTGCAGAACTATGCCTGGACAGGTCATTGGCCATGGTTACAGTTCATTGCCTCCCCTGTATTGGGCTTGAATGCTATCGGTCGGATTTTTGCGATGTGGACCAGCAAAGTGCCGGAGTGGCCAGCAGAGGTGGAACAGGAAAGTCAGGTGGGTGCGGATGATCCTTATGCACTGACCTGGCGTGACAACGGTCCGATTGGGTGGTGGGAGTTTTATTGGCCACTGGTCTGCACGATTGTTGGTGTGACGAGCTTCGTTGGGGTGATCGTCTGGATTGTGTCTGACCTTTGGCGCTGA
- a CDS encoding DUF6708 domain-containing protein translates to MDYTGFGRDGKHNYKRDYKINRVLVEDEKKNRLDIRVPSAVTPSDWMSAIKINGTYLELVDRWYPIKGCAAWQGAIISIPCVVGVLAFLNLAVEKGEFETWVFSSIAMFVFVVFAWVGYRGMRFDCFRETHYPVRLNRINRKVYVYRPRDTVLVASWDNLFFCVGKSKLPLFDKSFDIRAHVLDGDGETVKDTFTLGYPYLGDRDGVFQLWEYIRRYMEEPDGVEKNADHTEIYPPVDGRREGVKFGLIATFAPASKWPLKGQLLFSPVLAITTLGRWLAMSTSELPQWPKEIEAECKIDPDDPCQKDWRSNGKYGFWELGWPVICFFIGLSVIGAGVLWLVQEIY, encoded by the coding sequence ATGGATTACACTGGTTTTGGCAGAGATGGAAAACATAACTACAAGCGTGACTATAAGATTAACCGAGTCTTGGTGGAAGATGAAAAAAAGAATAGGTTGGATATAAGGGTTCCATCTGCAGTCACCCCTTCCGATTGGATGTCAGCTATAAAAATTAATGGCACATATTTGGAGCTGGTTGATCGGTGGTACCCCATAAAAGGATGTGCTGCGTGGCAGGGGGCAATAATATCAATACCCTGTGTAGTTGGAGTTCTAGCATTTTTGAATCTTGCTGTTGAAAAAGGAGAGTTTGAAACATGGGTTTTCTCTTCTATTGCTATGTTTGTATTTGTTGTTTTTGCATGGGTCGGTTATAGAGGAATGCGGTTTGATTGTTTTAGAGAGACACACTATCCAGTTAGGTTGAATAGAATAAATCGAAAGGTTTATGTGTATAGGCCAAGAGATACCGTCCTGGTAGCATCCTGGGATAATCTTTTCTTCTGTGTAGGAAAGAGTAAACTTCCTCTCTTTGATAAGAGCTTTGATATCCGGGCTCATGTTCTAGATGGTGATGGTGAAACAGTTAAGGACACTTTTACTCTTGGGTATCCTTACTTGGGAGACAGGGATGGGGTGTTTCAGTTATGGGAATATATTAGGCGGTATATGGAGGAACCGGATGGGGTTGAGAAAAACGCTGACCATACAGAGATATATCCCCCCGTTGATGGTCGTCGAGAAGGGGTCAAGTTCGGGCTGATCGCAACCTTCGCACCAGCCTCGAAGTGGCCTTTAAAGGGACAGCTTTTGTTCTCACCGGTATTGGCTATTACTACTTTAGGACGGTGGTTGGCCATGAGTACGAGTGAGCTTCCTCAATGGCCTAAGGAAATAGAAGCTGAGTGCAAAATTGATCCTGATGATCCCTGTCAGAAGGATTGGCGTAGCAATGGAAAGTATGGTTTCTGGGAATTGGGATGGCCAGTTATATGCTTTTTCATTGGCTTGTCAGTAATTGGGGCTGGAGTGCTCTGGTTGGTACAGGAAATATATTAA